The nucleotide sequence GCGAGGAGGATCCTGCAGGTGAGCTTCTGCCGCTCTCTGGTGTTACTGCAGGTATTTTGTTACGGCTGCTGGTTCTCTGACTTTTCCGAAGGCTCTGAGGCTTCTTGGCCATGTTCTTCATGATCTCCTTCGTCACTTCCACAGTCTCAAACCTAACCATGTTCACTTTTAGGAAGCCGTCTACATCCTTTCTGTATCTGTGgagaaaacaaggaaaaaccacaaaagtaatatttattttcacatatcTTATAGTTACATCTGACATATCCTGAGAGCTGAAAGGTAAAGTATTAATCGGCTTATTTGACGTACCTAAAGCGGGAATGTCCAGAGGGCCATTTCAGCTCATGCTTCTTGCGAAGGTGAAGTGTGAGAGTGTAACACCAGGAGAATACCTTATCACAGATATGACATTTATATTTGGACATTCCCCCAACCTGTTGGTGAAAACCATACAGTGGTGTCAATAACACAGCATAATCACAACTGTCAACAAGATTACAGCAGCTCGATGCCAACAAACCTCGTGCACTCTCTTGAAATGGTGGTTCATGGTTGGGAATGTGTGACAAAAATATTCACAGCCCTCCACTGTACAGTGGTACACCGACCCCTCATTGTGgacctctgtgtgtttctgtaggTCGCGCTGGTTCTTAAATCTGTAGACAAAAGGAATTTATGATGCTGAAATGATTTGTATTCATTAAATCCAAAACAGAGATagatgaaaaacacattaacacctcACTATAAATGTCTGATGTTGAAATAATGTGTTATACTGTTCAGTAATCCAAGGCAAAGGGAAAACAaggagacccccccccccccccccccccccctaaaaacggtcttttctgttttctctttttttgtctccctAACTAATACTTTCTTACTTGCAACTAGACAAGGaacaataaactttataaaATGGCAGAATAAAGACTGAAGAAGTTTCATGAAATGGCTGAAACTTGATGTATTACTTTAAACATTACGACACTATCAAAGAAGACCTGGTTGTACATGCTGTTTGACAAAGTTAAGCTGTTGTCAACTGGAGATCTCTTTATCTGTGTTGAAGCTCTACCTTTTGTCACAGAAGTCACACGGGAAGGGCCGCTCATCACAGTGGCGGAACCTGATGTGGATTTTAAGAGCTGCCAAAGTAGTGCAGGTCATGTCGCAGAAAGGACACTTCACCTGATTCACTGGAAGTAAAAGGAAAGAACAAACAAGATATTGTCTGtgcaatatgaaaatatgatacATGACACCACAATTAGTAATTGACAGCTGGAAATGGATAAAGCTTTATATGGCTGATAAATCATTAATCAAAAATGCTTTTATCTAGCCAGGACTGACCTTGCAGAACAGCTATATGATAATATGACTTTAATAAATTTACTGCAGCCACAGCTGAAGATACCTTGAAGTAAAACCCTTTCTCTTGCACATTAAGTGAATAAACACttcattaattaatcaaaaatggTGCAATGTCAAACAGACATAAGAACAAGCTGATTAAGACAGAAATGATTtaacattaaatgttttactgcTCGTGATTTATCAACTTTAACATGATATAACACTGTAGTTACAACATCTAGGTAACTATTTCAAATGGTGATTAGTGTTCAGCTCATCAtcgttaaatattttaaattcacaCTTAATAACTGCACTGTCACAATAATTTAAGTTTAGACTTGTGAAAAGTTATTACCATGCTGACGAACATGATCCCTCAAGAGCCTCTCGCTGGAAAAAGCTTTGCCACAGTGTTCACACACCAGTGAGTCTGTTTGAATGAGATGGGTGTTTTTAGAGAAATCAGCATTATGCAATACACTTAGCAGCACATTTAGTGGAAAAGTCATACGAATCAAAGTGTCCTGCTCACCCACTGGCTCGGCCTGCCTGTGGAGGTGGTCGAATAGCTTTGTGTTGCTGGAGAACATGCTGCCACAGGTGGGACAGGCTACAAGTCTCTCCTGAGTGTGGCTCCGCATGTGTTCTCTCAGACGGTATCTGATCTTGAAGAAGGCATCGCAGCCTGtgagcacaaaaacaaaagtaaaatttaAATGTGGGATCAAACTCTGCCGCCGCCAGTGAAGCTGGACACATCATGAAGATAACTAAGATTCTCTTTAACATTTCTTGCTCAGTTATACCTGTCCAATGGCAGAAGAGagcctgttgttgttgtgggaGAGACTGCAGCTCGGCACTTTCAACATGATTGTCTACATGTCGGTAGTACCACTCCGGATTGTTAAATGCACTCTGTATAGACACAAAAAAATAGATTCTATAGTTtaatatctatatttatttaacaaattaGTTGATCATGTTCTGTGTTTACCTTAAACTAAAAATACCTACATCACAATGTTCCCACTGGCAAACGTATCCATCTGATCCTTCGGGAAGCAGGTTGTTGCTATGCAGGCCTTGGTTGCAGCTGGGCAGGTCAGGACGGGACTTCAGCAGCTGTGACCCGACAAACTTTAACTTACCGTGGTAGTTGTGGAAATAAGCGTGGACCTCCAGCTCTGCAGCGCTGCCCATGGACACAAATTCACATCCTTTCCAGAGACAAGAATACTCATctaaacaaaaagaacaaatgagTCATTAGTGGACATTCATAGGATGCAAAAAGAGCGATGACACTTCTCAAACTATGGCTGGACAACTTAAAGTTAAGAAAACTGACATTTAACTGTCCTTATTAAAATCTGTATGTTCAGCAAATTCCTCCAGACAGGCTGTTGTCTAACCCTTTAATACTCCTAATAGTATAACAATCCCACTCATAGTAATAACCAATCAGCATGTGCTCACATCTTTTGTGTGAGGTCGTTGTTAACAGAGAAAAACTGAGTCAGCATTGTTCCACCTGGCAGTTTTTATTGTTCAGTGTCTGAAtcagaaaatgactcaaatgttGGAGAAACTGCAGCTGAGAGCTCTGGTGCAAACGAGGAAAAGctgatacagaaaaaaacacttatcacaacaaaatgtaaatactgtGATAAAATGGCTGTAGCTTCAAGAGGAGATgcaattattaataattattattttattccatcGCCTGAAACACGGTATACAATAAGATGAGTTCATGGGCAAGTCCAAAAGTCCTTTCAATGAAAGTGATGGGGGCCTAAATCCATCCGCAAgtatgcatttaaaagtttatctgaagcttgtATGAAGCTTTAGCTGGTCATAGTAAGTGGATATCTGCTACATTTACATACTTTGCATCAAATTTCCCCCCTGTGTTGCCTTGGaaagtgtttccctgttgagctgagtggaagtatagtaacaaaaacaggGACTTCGTCACTAAAAAGACCATAGTTGAAAGATATCTAAGCtgaagcttcaaataaacttcagataaacatttatatacattttttgcacagaaggaggcttgCGGATTTTGTCCCCAATCACtctacattgtaagtgcattatgaaagaatattttaatggccagtatgaacaggaggaaagattatggcaagaaaaacctattttaatgttgatttgAGCACTTGacttaagacagacttgaaacattttgaacCCATCTGTAGTTTTTCCcagtgctgtctgtgtgtgctttaaTCTTACaggtttgtttcttttctcagtGCGTGGGTGTCTATTGCCAAGAAATGTTGATCTCAATGGcattgatttatgaattcatgaTTAGAATAAAGTCTCCCAGCCCTACATTGGTGGCTGTAAACATGTTGAACAGTCTGGACACAGATATTTAGCAGCATGTACACTCACCCAGTTCCTCCAGAGCATCTTTATCTCCCAGGTAGTCCTTTAAATGCAGCGACATATGGTCACTCAGCTCCTCCATGGTGTGTCCCTTGAAGTCGCATGAAGCCCACTCACAGGCCACCTCAAAGTTGTCGAGTCTCTTGGTTGTCATCATGGTGGAGACCCACGGTGTGCCCTcctacacacattttaacagagAGAAACTGTTGTTAATTGCTTAGCTGGGTAGTTTTTAATGCTAGCTAGAGTTGAATGACAACATGTTGACACCGACGTTAGCTGACAGACATACTGAAGTGTTGACAAGCTGAAGGTTATCTACAAAATGATAGCAGTCAGCGTTATCTGGGACAGTGTGTTCATCAGCGGAACGAGTAAAACAGCTAACTATTGATTCGTAATTAAAGTTTAACATGTACTATATACATGTAAAAGTAGGTATTTTAGCTAACAGTTTAGCTCCCGCTGAACCAAATACAGCTCCAAATCCATTTTTAGGACTTTACTTATGCAGCTAATCACATGTTTAATCGTTCAATGCTACCGTGGGAATATATGACATCTTAATGGAGGGGtttgtaaacacacactaacGATTCACACCCTTCATACATTAATATAAGCCAGTCTTTCTTACAAATATGAGTGTTGCCCGCTGCAGACACCGAGCAGcttcttccctcctctcagcttgtctgcttttgtttatttccggtcactcctcctcctcctcctcctccttcttcttcttcttcttcctctggtGAGAGTTGGGTCAGACTAGACGCAGCAAAGACATACTGCTGGCCTCTACAGGACATTTGTAGAACAGCATTGAATTACTTCAATCCCTTTGTACAGTTCAGTGCCATACACACATGGTTGAAGACAATTCAttacagtttttgttgtttcactATGTTCAGCGATgagttcttctttttctttttattcgtCTTCGTCTTCGTCTTCGTCTTactcttcttcttgtttttgttcttattccttattattgttcttattcttactcttattcttattattgttcatgttcttattgttgttcttattgttgttcttattgttgttgttcttcttcttctattgttattttctttattgttattactattatttattatttatgtattatttttattattattattattattattattattattagtagtagtagtagtagtagtattagtagtatttttatttatttttttaattcaaaaaagCAGAACAAACCACTACTTACTGAATCTGAGTTCTCTGAGACGGAGGTATTTATGCTATTAAAGGTTTTGTTTCCCTGGTATAGTTAATTATCTTATAGAATCTGTATAACTCAGTTACTAAATTAAACCCTTACATTTGCCATGTTATATTAACAGATTCATTTAAACTACTATCATGGTGAGTGTGTTATGATCCTCCTTGTGATTCCAGTCCTTATATTCAGCACAACTTTAGTATCCAGCTCAGTTCTGCCTCGCACTCTCCAACAGTCTGTTTTTATCTTCTATTTTATCCTCTACTTCATTTCACTCTTTAAAATCCTATTTAAATGTGTCCTTTTACATTGCCTTGTTTCTTAGGCTATGCCTTTACATCCACAGCATATGTTATATTGTCCCAGATTTTGGCACTACTGCACAGGAGTGATAGTGACTGACATGTAAGCCACATTTGTTTGTGAACCTCATATTTTAAAAGTCTGGAGTGTCCTCTAATAGGctatacaatataatattttactgtatagCTAAGCTTACTTAGCACAGCATACACTAAGAAATCACACTACAAATGGGGCCACACTGCTTCGATGTGTATTTTAAATCTATAGCATTGTAATAAGAATATACATATTGTCAGATCCATGAATTCTTGCAGTGAAAGGTTTGTTTACCCTCGAAGCCTGGAAGCTTTGGTGTTAAGGACATCTCAGCATTACCTGGacaggcaaggcaaggcagatTAATTTGTATAGCATCCATTCatagtgctttacataaaacataaaaggtaTTAAGACATTATATAATATCTAATTTATAAGAGTTACATAAAAATAAGCTTAAGTGATAAGGCAGAACAGCCAGGCAGTGGAAGTTACCAGACAGATCCGGTGAACATAAGCTCGACTGGGATCATCTGGCAGAGCCCCCTTTCTGCAAGGCCTTCAACTGTCACCTCTGGAGGAATTCTCCTATATCCTGAGGAAGGATGAGGACGTAGAATCCTAGTGACCCACATTCAAAGCCTCCGTGGTTCATTCTTGTCATGGCAGCAAAGCCAAAACACAACAGTGGTTGGATGAAGCTTTCAAGTGCAAGGAGGCGTTTCAGGATTGACTAGGTAGGCCAGAAGGGCTGCAGCCTCTGTGGTCACAGACATAAAAaccagaagagaagagaggggagaCCATGGGGAATGGCTTTCCGTAGCCCTCAAAAAGTCTAGGAACCTATTAGACAACAATGGAAGGTGAAGCAGGGTTTTGCCCAGGCTGTTATTTCTCAGGTGGAGGCTTGTTACAGTGATGCAGTGAGATTGTACAATAGTTTCCCATCCACTAGAGGTCAGAATTTGCTGACTATAGCACCACACTCCTCATCTCATAAGCATGTCCAAGAAATACACTAGCTTGATGAGGATGCATGTTTCCTAATGTGGTCTCTCTTAACAATGGACATATTCAAAATAGGgctttatgtttctgtgtataATCCAGAACTAGACATGTAATCTTTATTAAAGAAGGGTGTCTTAGAAAGGAAGAATTTGAGATCTGCTGCAAACTCAATGACTTGCATTACTACTGTGCTGTTGATTGTAGTAGGCCaacatttacatgttaaataaccttttttttggaTGCTGGTGAATTCAACTGACAAACATAAGGGCTTCTGTTGTTCATGAAATAACCACAACAGAGGATAACTATAGTGGCAATAGCTGCttaaacatgacaaaaatgGACATGCACTGAGGCTGTGTAGGTGAGTCTGTATCCAGACAGACAAGTCATTTAGAGAAAGGACGCTGCTTCAGTGCCATCGCCGATCttttattgaatatttcatGCTGCTCTGCAAACATACGAACCCATAACAACTGAATTATTCATGCAATGTTATGTCAGGATGACTGATTCACAGAAAAATGACCACCAACATCCAAAAGCCAGTCgctgaatgaactgaaaaataatcaaattatgCTTCCATTGTACATCtgttctttgtttcatttcatacatttttgtcattttgcatCCTTGAATTAATCCACAGACTGCCAGAATACAGAAAAgcctatattatattatttagatTACTAGAAAAACATTATATGAATGATTCGTAATATTTATTGAGATTTGAGGAGTAAAACAAAACCCAGTAGTATCTGCAGGGCACATCAAGCTCAGTCTCTAACAAGCCTTATATACTTTGGCCTCTAGGTGTGCTGTAGACATACAATTCAGAGATGGAGATGGTTTCAGAGACTTTACTATCCCCAAAAATGATGACAACAGTAATGAGAGCAGAACAAAAGTGGCAATTCAATATGCTTACTGTAATTTAGTCCAACTTTTACACattattaatttgattaaagttaaacatcttaaccatatttttaaaaatatgatgtaaaaatataataactatCCCTTATTCAGAGTAATGAATGACTGGCACACAGAGAATTGTGTTGCATTTCCAATTTGTTAAATTTCTCAGATGCCATTACTGTTCAGAACAATAACACTGATTTGACAGTTATCAATACAGAGAAAAATGTGGCAAAAGTTGGGTGTATTGTTATGAAAGCCCAGTATTCATGTTAAGTTACAGTTTGACCTATCACTACGGGGCCATAGTGGGTCTCAGGCTGAACCATCATAAATCTAGCGGGCCTTATGACAGGCAACACCATTCTTCATCCCTGATCTAACTACCTTTAATCCTCCTCCAaccaaagcaaagaaaaagccTCATACCTACATAGTATCTGCTTCGGCTACACTGCTGTGGCTGGCCCAACTGGCTTGATAGACAGTATCATCAGTATAATGACGTGGCCTGCTCAGTGGTCCAGACATCATCCCTAGTGAAAACTGCAAGAGAGAGCTTCATTTGTTATAAACAGGTTACACTTACATAAATCTTGAACTCTGGGTTTAACCATGAAAGTTTCTTCTTATAGAAATTATTGCTTAAGGATTGCCTTGACCTTTAGATAACTGAAAGTTTCAGCTTATATAACTGCATTATgtttacatttagaaaaaaacactaatggATAACAGTATCATGCAGTATCTAGTTAGAACATTTATACATTAtctatatttaataattaagttCCACCTTGTAGATAAATTTTTGTTCTATGCATTTAGTTGCACAG is from Scomber scombrus chromosome 5, fScoSco1.1, whole genome shotgun sequence and encodes:
- the zgc:112083 gene encoding histone H4 transcription factor, translated to MMTTKRLDNFEVACEWASCDFKGHTMEELSDHMSLHLKDYLGDKDALEELDEYSCLWKGCEFVSMGSAAELEVHAYFHNYHGKLKFVGSQLLKSRPDLPSCNQGLHSNNLLPEGSDGYVCQWEHCDSAFNNPEWYYRHVDNHVESAELQSLPQQQQALFCHWTGCDAFFKIRYRLREHMRSHTQERLVACPTCGSMFSSNTKLFDHLHRQAEPVDSLVCEHCGKAFSSERLLRDHVRQHVNQVKCPFCDMTCTTLAALKIHIRFRHCDERPFPCDFCDKRFKNQRDLQKHTEVHNEGSVYHCTVEGCEYFCHTFPTMNHHFKRVHEVGGMSKYKCHICDKVFSWCYTLTLHLRKKHELKWPSGHSRFRYRKDVDGFLKVNMVRFETVEVTKEIMKNMAKKPQSLRKSQRTSSRNKIPAVTPESGRSSPAGSSSPSSSSSSSYSSELSGGEDVSSQPSPRSSDSPVYCVMSTIPHIEDEPGGIAQEDCDTSGTSGAVQALTEVARGLGMDVV